One window of Burkholderia cepacia GG4 genomic DNA carries:
- a CDS encoding GNAT family N-acetyltransferase has translation MCSWVYGRTIVLTRQHPGEKALSAGGPNAAWFRWRTAHFRRRLRHFFLKRTHGAHYTSVTLSGRKDIMQRPESARSRRAHAAYAKRLDGRVVVRRFDPRSDSYESLTALLHRAYAHLGAAGFNCPGVDQPASATRERTLTSECFVALGSGHLVATITIQPHDPDSRCDPYRSRRVATLGQLAVDPAWQDRGIGRALLAFAQRRAAARGATHIALDAPHAAVRLVEFYRREGFQLIDVMRFAAHSYDSAILCKAVGVPGERMPASDMTSIDVAQRADAAS, from the coding sequence GTGTGTTCATGGGTTTACGGTAGAACGATCGTTCTCACTCGTCAACACCCGGGCGAAAAGGCCCTGTCGGCGGGAGGGCCGAACGCCGCGTGGTTCCGATGGCGCACGGCGCATTTCAGGCGGCGTTTACGACATTTTTTCTTGAAGCGAACGCATGGCGCTCACTACACTTCGGTCACCCTGTCTGGCCGAAAGGACATCATGCAGCGACCGGAATCCGCACGCTCCCGGCGTGCCCATGCGGCTTATGCGAAGCGGCTCGACGGCCGCGTCGTCGTACGGCGTTTCGATCCGCGCAGCGATTCGTACGAGTCGCTGACCGCGTTGCTACATCGCGCGTATGCGCATCTCGGCGCCGCGGGTTTCAACTGTCCGGGGGTCGACCAGCCGGCGTCGGCGACGCGTGAACGCACGCTCACCAGCGAATGTTTCGTCGCGCTCGGCAGCGGGCATCTGGTCGCAACGATCACGATACAGCCGCACGATCCCGATTCGCGTTGCGATCCGTACCGCAGCCGACGCGTCGCGACGCTCGGCCAGTTGGCCGTCGATCCGGCCTGGCAGGACCGCGGCATCGGCCGTGCGCTGCTTGCGTTCGCGCAACGGCGGGCTGCCGCGCGTGGCGCGACGCACATCGCGCTCGATGCGCCGCATGCGGCTGTCCGGCTCGTCGAGTTCTATCGCCGCGAAGGGTTTCAGTTGATCGATGTGATGCGGTTTGCAGCGCATAGCTACGACAGCGCGATCCTGTGCAAAGCCGTCGGGGTGCCCGGCGAGCGGATGCCTGCATCCGACATGACATCGATCGACGTCGCGCAGCGTGCCGACGCGGCGTCATGA
- a CDS encoding helix-turn-helix domain-containing protein — protein sequence MASSSASRRTPAGAASQPPAVTPPRVGEQIQRLRNERKLTLDDLSRAAGVSKSMLSEIERDKANPTIAVAWRLTNALGITLDELFSQPKAPETIRVDGPHDIPTLAGHDGRYQLRVWGPIDLAGKFEWYELTLPGGGALVSNAHEPGTREHLTVLQGAMEIEAAAASRRLKTGDTARYPADTPHAIRNPGKGEARALLIVIHR from the coding sequence ATGGCAAGTTCCTCCGCGTCGCGGCGCACGCCAGCCGGCGCCGCATCGCAGCCGCCGGCCGTCACGCCGCCGCGGGTCGGCGAGCAAATCCAGCGCCTGCGCAACGAGCGCAAGCTGACGCTCGACGACCTGTCGCGCGCGGCCGGCGTATCGAAATCGATGCTCTCCGAGATCGAGCGCGACAAGGCCAATCCGACGATCGCGGTCGCGTGGCGGCTCACGAATGCACTCGGCATCACGCTCGACGAACTGTTCTCGCAACCGAAAGCGCCGGAGACGATCCGCGTGGACGGCCCGCACGACATCCCGACGCTCGCCGGCCACGACGGCCGCTACCAGCTGCGCGTGTGGGGCCCGATCGACCTGGCCGGCAAGTTCGAGTGGTACGAGCTGACGCTGCCCGGCGGCGGCGCGCTCGTGTCGAACGCGCACGAACCCGGCACCCGCGAGCACCTCACCGTGCTGCAGGGTGCGATGGAAATCGAAGCCGCGGCGGCGAGCCGACGCCTGAAAACCGGCGACACGGCGCGCTACCCGGCCGACACACCGCATGCGATCCGCAACCCGGGCAAGGGCGAGGCCCGCGCATTACTGATCGTGATCCATCGCTGA
- a CDS encoding DUF1348 family protein, translating into MAASPEVRPPVPPFTLDTVRQKVRAAEDAWNTRDPQRVSLAYTPQSRWRNRAEFVTGRDEIVGLLQRKWTRELDYRLIKELWAFGGNRIAVRFAYEWHDDAGNWFRSYGNENWEFDENGLMAHRHASINDLPIREADRLYHWPLGRRPDDHPGLSDLGL; encoded by the coding sequence ATGGCCGCTTCCCCGGAAGTTCGTCCGCCCGTTCCACCCTTCACGCTCGACACGGTGCGCCAGAAAGTGCGCGCCGCGGAGGATGCGTGGAACACGCGCGACCCGCAGCGCGTCTCGCTCGCCTATACGCCGCAGAGCCGGTGGCGCAATCGCGCGGAGTTCGTGACGGGCCGCGACGAGATCGTCGGCCTGCTGCAGCGGAAATGGACGCGCGAGCTCGACTACCGGTTGATCAAGGAGCTGTGGGCGTTCGGCGGCAATCGCATCGCGGTGCGATTCGCATACGAATGGCATGACGACGCCGGCAACTGGTTCCGCTCATACGGGAACGAAAACTGGGAGTTCGACGAAAACGGCTTGATGGCGCATCGCCACGCGAGCATCAACGATCTGCCGATTCGCGAAGCGGATCGCCTGTACCACTGGCCGCTCGGCCGCCGTCCGGACGACCATCCCGGCCTGTCCGATCTCGGGCTGTGA
- a CDS encoding DNA-binding protein has product MTLDEMREVIREELESLRASGARRQELSLHACKRLFFDLGIRPSAANVRDLTQTGSASDIPKDIDHFWERIRSASKIRLDGAAIPKAVEEKAGALLGALYEEALKVARESLDVDREQVRAGVTDAEQRLRDATVRQETLEGALARSETRNDQLQARVTELEVQLASQSTHGSANEATLLTTVARLEKELAAMAGRVDAEQTQNAALRDRIDTLQAELQQRTEHYAQQIKDAVAEAERRVKPMLVELDSLRSMASTYQSGLRDVQRKEFDFLQQLSSAKARADRLEEQLRSQGDELERATRDVNTLRASRGMNPEISALIRRLAEAGQLDADAFSAIGTSLDHEIPVPNQCPHCDGEPELSHGDDGFEVSCPECEHASGPWPSRFEAVARFARN; this is encoded by the coding sequence ATGACGCTGGATGAAATGCGTGAAGTCATCCGAGAAGAACTGGAATCGCTGCGCGCGAGCGGTGCGCGGCGCCAGGAACTGTCGCTGCATGCTTGCAAGCGCCTGTTCTTCGATCTGGGCATCCGGCCATCAGCCGCCAACGTTCGCGATCTGACGCAGACCGGCAGTGCCAGCGATATTCCGAAGGACATCGATCACTTCTGGGAACGCATCCGTTCCGCGTCCAAGATCAGGCTCGACGGTGCGGCAATTCCGAAAGCGGTCGAAGAAAAGGCAGGTGCATTGCTCGGCGCGCTATATGAAGAGGCGTTGAAAGTGGCGCGGGAAAGTCTCGACGTTGACCGCGAACAGGTTCGCGCCGGCGTGACCGACGCGGAACAGCGGCTGCGCGACGCCACGGTCCGCCAGGAAACACTCGAAGGCGCGCTCGCCCGCAGTGAAACCCGCAACGACCAGTTGCAGGCGCGCGTGACCGAACTCGAAGTGCAACTCGCGTCGCAATCGACGCACGGTTCGGCAAACGAAGCGACGCTGCTCACCACAGTTGCCCGACTCGAAAAGGAACTGGCCGCAATGGCCGGCCGCGTCGATGCGGAACAGACGCAGAACGCGGCGCTGCGCGACCGCATCGATACGCTGCAAGCCGAATTGCAGCAGCGTACCGAGCACTATGCGCAGCAGATCAAGGATGCGGTGGCCGAAGCCGAGCGTCGCGTCAAACCGATGCTGGTCGAACTGGATTCGCTGCGCAGCATGGCATCGACCTACCAGAGCGGCCTGCGCGACGTGCAGCGCAAGGAATTCGATTTCCTTCAGCAGCTGAGTTCGGCCAAGGCCCGCGCGGACCGGCTCGAGGAACAGCTGCGCAGCCAGGGTGACGAACTGGAACGCGCGACGCGCGACGTGAACACGCTGCGCGCGAGCCGCGGGATGAATCCGGAGATTTCCGCGTTGATCCGGCGTCTGGCCGAGGCGGGCCAACTGGATGCGGATGCGTTTTCCGCGATCGGTACGTCGCTGGATCACGAGATTCCGGTACCGAACCAGTGCCCGCATTGCGACGGTGAACCGGAGCTGTCGCATGGCGACGACGGGTTCGAAGTATCGTGCCCCGAATGCGAACATGCGTCGGGACCGTGGCCTTCCCGATTCGAAGCAGTTGCGCGCTTTGCGCGCAACTGA
- a CDS encoding LysR substrate-binding domain-containing protein → MNKSPNLDDLRVFSLVVRLTSFSAAAEQLAVSPAYVSKRIALLEAQLGTRLLHRSTRRVTVTEAGERVFARAEKILDDVDHLVEDVSTTRTVPRGTLRISSSFGFGRHVVASALLDFSARYPQLNVRLDLFDRLVDVAGEGYDLDVRIGDDIADHLIARRLAANYRVLCASPDYLARRGTPRTLADLASHDCLAIKERDHPFGVWRLNLRGETATVKVGGALSTNHGEVAVQWALAGRGIVLRSIWEAGPLIERGELSRVLPDAIQPANIWAVYPERVAASAKVRVCVDFLAEALAGLNAAASDDAT, encoded by the coding sequence GTGAATAAATCGCCGAATCTCGACGACCTGCGCGTCTTCAGCCTGGTCGTCCGCCTGACGAGCTTCAGCGCGGCTGCGGAGCAGCTCGCGGTGTCGCCCGCGTATGTGAGCAAGCGTATCGCGCTGCTCGAGGCGCAGCTCGGCACGCGGCTGCTGCATCGCTCGACGCGTCGCGTGACGGTCACGGAGGCCGGCGAACGCGTGTTCGCGCGGGCCGAGAAGATTCTCGACGACGTCGATCATCTCGTCGAGGACGTATCGACCACGCGCACGGTGCCGCGCGGCACGCTGCGCATCTCGAGCAGCTTCGGCTTCGGCCGCCATGTCGTCGCGTCGGCGCTGCTCGACTTCTCCGCGCGCTATCCGCAGCTAAACGTGCGGCTCGATCTGTTCGACCGGCTGGTCGACGTGGCGGGCGAGGGCTACGACCTCGACGTGCGCATCGGCGACGACATCGCCGATCACCTGATCGCGCGCCGCCTTGCCGCGAACTATCGGGTGCTGTGCGCGTCGCCCGACTATCTCGCACGGCGCGGCACGCCGCGCACGCTCGCGGATCTCGCTTCGCACGACTGTCTCGCGATCAAGGAGCGCGACCATCCGTTCGGCGTCTGGCGGTTGAACCTGCGCGGAGAAACGGCAACGGTGAAGGTCGGCGGCGCGCTGTCGACGAACCACGGCGAGGTGGCCGTGCAATGGGCGCTCGCCGGGCGCGGGATCGTGTTGCGTTCGATCTGGGAAGCGGGGCCGCTGATCGAACGCGGCGAACTCAGTCGCGTGCTGCCGGACGCGATTCAGCCGGCGAACATCTGGGCGGTGTATCCGGAACGCGTCGCGGCTTCGGCGAAAGTGCGCGTGTGTGTCGATTTTCTGGCGGAGGCGCTTGCCGGTTTGAATGCCGCTGCGAGCGACGATGCGACCTGA
- a CDS encoding glycine C-acetyltransferase: MRDAFLAQVRGTLDQIRADGFYKTEREIASPQAAAVRLAGGAGVLNFCANNYLGLANDPRLVAAAQAGLDQDGFGMASVRFICGTQSVHKQLESALAAFLGTEDSILYSSCFDANGGLFETLLDENDAVISDELNHASIIDGIRLCKAKRYRYKNNDLSDLEAKLKEADAAGVRHKLIATDGVFSMDGIIADLKGICDLADRYGALVMVDDSHAVGFIGTHGRGTPEHCGVEGRVDIITGTLGKALGGASGGYVAARREIVELLRQRSRPYLFSNTLTPSIAAASLKVLELLGSDEGAKLRERVRENGVRFREQMTAAGFTLVPGAHPIIPVMLGDAQLATNMADRLLAEGVYVIGFSFPVVPRGRARIRTQMSAAHTPEQIDQTVAAFVRVGKSLGIV; encoded by the coding sequence ATGCGTGATGCCTTTCTCGCCCAGGTGCGCGGGACGCTCGACCAGATCCGCGCGGACGGTTTTTACAAGACCGAGCGCGAGATCGCGAGTCCCCAGGCGGCGGCCGTGCGGCTCGCCGGCGGTGCCGGCGTGCTGAATTTCTGTGCGAACAACTATCTGGGTCTGGCGAACGATCCGCGCCTGGTCGCCGCGGCGCAGGCCGGTCTCGACCAGGACGGTTTCGGCATGGCGTCGGTGCGTTTCATCTGCGGCACGCAATCCGTGCACAAGCAGCTCGAAAGCGCGCTGGCTGCGTTCCTCGGCACCGAGGACAGCATCCTCTATTCGAGCTGCTTCGATGCGAACGGCGGCCTGTTCGAGACGCTGCTCGACGAGAACGACGCGGTGATCAGCGACGAGCTGAACCACGCGAGCATCATCGACGGCATCCGCCTGTGCAAGGCGAAGCGTTACCGCTACAAGAACAACGACCTGTCCGACCTCGAGGCGAAGCTGAAGGAAGCCGACGCAGCGGGCGTGCGTCACAAGCTGATCGCGACCGACGGCGTGTTCTCGATGGACGGCATCATCGCCGACCTGAAAGGCATCTGCGACCTCGCCGATCGCTACGGCGCGCTCGTGATGGTCGACGATTCGCATGCGGTCGGCTTCATCGGCACGCATGGCCGCGGCACGCCCGAGCACTGCGGCGTCGAAGGCCGCGTCGACATCATCACCGGCACGCTCGGCAAGGCGCTCGGCGGCGCATCGGGCGGCTATGTCGCGGCCCGTCGCGAGATCGTCGAATTGCTGCGCCAGCGTTCGCGCCCGTACCTGTTCTCGAACACGTTGACGCCGAGCATTGCCGCGGCGTCGCTGAAGGTGCTGGAACTGCTCGGCAGCGACGAAGGTGCGAAGTTGCGCGAACGCGTGCGCGAAAACGGCGTGCGTTTCCGCGAGCAGATGACCGCAGCGGGCTTCACGCTCGTCCCGGGCGCGCACCCGATCATCCCGGTGATGCTCGGCGACGCGCAGCTCGCGACCAACATGGCCGACCGGTTGCTCGCCGAAGGCGTCTACGTGATCGGCTTCTCGTTCCCGGTTGTGCCGCGCGGTCGCGCGCGCATTCGCACGCAGATGAGCGCGGCGCACACGCCGGAACAGATCGACCAGACGGTCGCCGCGTTCGTGCGCGTCGGCAAGTCGCTCGGCATCGTCTGA
- the argC gene encoding N-acetyl-gamma-glutamyl-phosphate reductase: MSLPTVYIDGDQGTTGLQIHERLRDRTDLRLVTLPDAERKDPARRAEAINASDIAILCLPDAAAREAVGFIRNPAVRVIDASSAHRTEPEWVYGFPEMVEGHAQTIARAQRVTNPGCYPTGAIGLLRPLQHAGLLPRDYPVSIHAVSGYSGGGRTAVDAFESNGAAHAKPLQVYGLALAHKHVPEIQLHAGLAHRPLFVPAYGAYRQGIVLTVPIELRLLPAGVTGELLHACLAHHYAGARHVEVTPLADTRAITHLDPQALNGTNDLRLGVFVNADHGQVLLSAVFDNLGKGASGAAVQNLDLMLGAESDAKTAKAA; the protein is encoded by the coding sequence ATGAGCCTCCCCACTGTCTACATCGACGGCGACCAAGGTACGACCGGATTGCAGATCCACGAGCGCCTGCGGGATCGCACCGACCTGCGGCTCGTCACGCTGCCGGATGCCGAGCGCAAGGACCCCGCGCGGCGCGCTGAAGCGATCAACGCATCCGATATCGCGATCCTGTGCTTGCCCGACGCCGCCGCGCGCGAAGCGGTCGGCTTCATCCGCAATCCGGCGGTACGCGTGATCGACGCGAGTTCGGCCCATCGCACCGAACCGGAATGGGTGTACGGCTTTCCCGAGATGGTCGAAGGACACGCGCAGACCATCGCGCGCGCGCAGCGCGTCACCAATCCGGGCTGCTATCCGACGGGCGCGATCGGCCTGCTCCGGCCGCTGCAACACGCCGGGCTGCTGCCGCGCGACTACCCGGTGAGCATCCATGCGGTGTCCGGTTACTCGGGCGGCGGGCGAACCGCCGTTGACGCATTCGAATCGAACGGCGCGGCACACGCGAAGCCGCTGCAGGTCTACGGCCTCGCGCTCGCGCACAAGCACGTGCCCGAGATCCAGCTGCATGCCGGGCTCGCGCACCGTCCGCTGTTCGTGCCGGCTTACGGCGCCTATCGGCAGGGCATCGTGCTGACCGTGCCGATCGAGCTGCGCCTGCTCCCGGCCGGCGTGACCGGTGAGTTGTTGCACGCGTGTCTCGCGCACCATTACGCCGGTGCGCGCCACGTCGAGGTCACGCCGCTCGCGGATACGCGCGCGATCACGCATCTCGATCCGCAAGCGCTGAACGGTACGAACGACCTGCGGCTCGGCGTGTTCGTCAATGCCGATCATGGCCAGGTGCTGCTGTCCGCCGTGTTCGACAATCTCGGCAAAGGGGCATCCGGCGCGGCCGTGCAGAATCTCGACCTGATGCTCGGTGCAGAGAGCGACGCGAAAACAGCGAAAGCAGCGTGA
- the tdh gene encoding L-threonine 3-dehydrogenase, which yields MKALAKLERGPGLTLTRVKRPEVGHNDVLIKIRRTAICGTDIHIWKWDDWAQKTIPVPMHVGHEYVGEIVEMGQEVRGFAIGDRVSGEGHITCGFCRNCRAGRRHLCRNTVGVGVNREGAFAEYLAIPAFNAFKIPPEISDDLASIFDPFGNATHTALSFNLVGEDVLITGAGPIGIMAVAIAKHVGARNVVITDINDYRLELARKMGATRAVNVARESLRDVMADLRMTEGFDVGLEMSGVPSAFTSMLEAMNHGGKVALLGIPPAQTAIDWNQVIFKGLEIKGIYGREMFETWYKMVAMLQSGLDLSPIITHRFAADDYEKGFAAMLSGESGKVILDWTV from the coding sequence ATGAAAGCACTGGCAAAGCTCGAACGCGGCCCGGGCCTCACGCTCACGCGCGTGAAGCGTCCCGAAGTCGGACACAACGACGTGCTGATCAAGATTCGCCGCACGGCGATCTGCGGCACCGACATCCATATCTGGAAGTGGGACGACTGGGCGCAGAAGACGATTCCCGTGCCGATGCACGTCGGTCACGAATACGTCGGCGAGATCGTCGAGATGGGGCAGGAAGTGCGCGGCTTCGCGATCGGCGATCGCGTGTCCGGCGAAGGCCACATCACGTGCGGTTTCTGTCGCAACTGCCGTGCGGGGCGCCGGCATCTGTGCCGCAACACCGTCGGCGTCGGCGTGAACCGCGAGGGCGCGTTCGCCGAGTATCTGGCGATTCCGGCGTTCAACGCGTTCAAGATTCCGCCCGAGATCTCCGACGATCTCGCGTCGATCTTCGATCCGTTCGGCAATGCGACGCATACGGCGCTGTCGTTCAACCTCGTCGGCGAGGACGTGCTGATCACCGGTGCCGGCCCGATCGGCATCATGGCTGTCGCGATCGCGAAGCATGTCGGCGCGCGCAACGTCGTGATCACCGACATCAACGACTACCGGCTCGAGCTCGCGCGCAAGATGGGCGCGACGCGTGCGGTCAACGTCGCACGCGAGTCGCTGCGCGACGTGATGGCCGACCTGCGGATGACGGAAGGCTTCGACGTCGGCCTCGAGATGTCGGGCGTGCCGAGCGCATTCACGAGCATGCTCGAGGCGATGAATCACGGCGGCAAGGTCGCGCTGCTCGGCATTCCGCCCGCGCAGACGGCGATCGACTGGAACCAGGTGATCTTCAAGGGGCTCGAGATCAAGGGCATCTACGGTCGCGAGATGTTCGAGACCTGGTACAAGATGGTCGCGATGCTGCAAAGCGGCCTCGACCTGTCGCCGATCATCACGCATCGCTTTGCGGCCGACGATTACGAGAAAGGCTTCGCCGCGATGCTGTCCGGTGAAAGCGGCAAGGTGATTCTCGACTGGACGGTCTGA
- a CDS encoding tyrosine-type recombinase/integrase — translation MSLPTSPDTPARPEEKDLFDRGASDWIVSPETAFDAWLAMQDYRRSSADVYRAQWGAFLTWLRAHQKNLATVDTASIANFVGELPIRKTQRMRYLRLIERVLDHIRRTEFASTNPARFIAQDGEANWRQARDNEPTGFLTPAERAKLLAYLFSPISVSGSAYWKERRDRALVAAFLGAGVKTGEARALTISCINTSGTSLQIPSTHPDFARETHLASFAIALLEAWLVERKRQEIPGDLVFPASHAGRPMHKATMLRAIDAIVESAGLTSSRTARASPQTLRNTYAAELFEHDVAPERVGQWLGFVRPISSNRLHRAWKNWRDDLANGAPSDQDETP, via the coding sequence ATGTCCCTTCCCACGTCCCCCGACACTCCGGCGCGCCCGGAAGAAAAGGATCTGTTCGATCGCGGCGCGTCCGACTGGATCGTCTCGCCCGAGACCGCGTTCGACGCCTGGCTTGCCATGCAGGACTACCGCCGTTCATCGGCTGATGTCTATCGCGCGCAATGGGGTGCCTTTCTCACCTGGCTGCGTGCGCATCAGAAGAACCTGGCCACGGTCGACACGGCATCGATTGCGAACTTCGTCGGCGAGCTTCCGATCCGGAAGACGCAACGAATGCGCTATTTGCGGCTGATCGAGCGCGTGCTCGACCACATCCGGCGCACCGAGTTCGCATCCACCAACCCGGCCCGCTTCATTGCTCAGGATGGCGAAGCGAACTGGCGACAGGCACGCGACAACGAGCCGACCGGTTTCCTGACGCCAGCCGAACGCGCGAAGTTGCTGGCCTACCTGTTTTCGCCGATCAGCGTGTCCGGCTCCGCATACTGGAAAGAACGGCGCGACCGCGCGCTCGTCGCCGCGTTTCTCGGCGCGGGCGTGAAAACCGGCGAAGCACGTGCACTTACGATTAGTTGCATCAATACGAGTGGAACGTCGCTGCAGATCCCGTCAACGCATCCCGATTTCGCGCGCGAAACCCATCTGGCGTCGTTCGCGATCGCGTTGCTCGAAGCATGGCTCGTGGAGCGCAAGCGCCAGGAGATTCCGGGCGATCTCGTGTTCCCGGCCTCGCACGCCGGGCGGCCGATGCACAAGGCGACGATGCTGCGCGCGATCGATGCGATCGTCGAATCCGCCGGGCTCACGTCGTCGCGCACCGCGCGCGCGAGTCCGCAAACGCTGCGCAACACCTATGCGGCCGAACTGTTCGAGCACGACGTGGCGCCCGAGCGGGTCGGCCAATGGCTGGGCTTCGTGCGGCCGATTTCGTCGAACCGGCTGCACCGCGCGTGGAAAAACTGGCGCGATGACCTGGCCAATGGTGCCCCGTCCGACCAGGACGAAACTCCCTGA
- a CDS encoding TetR/AcrR family transcriptional regulator — MNTHDDLFGEPAVRDRLLDAAEALIYSGGIHATGVDAIVKRSGAARKSFYSHFESKEALVVAALERRDERWMRWFVDATLARGKSPRAHLLGMFEVLRDWFVQPDFHGCAFLNASGEIADADDPVRVVARLHKARLLAFVRERFDAYADAAGIERRGLARVARQWLVLIDGAIGVALVSGDASVARDARATAELLLDTVSRASK; from the coding sequence ATGAACACACATGATGATCTCTTCGGCGAACCAGCCGTTCGCGACCGGCTTCTCGACGCGGCCGAAGCGCTGATCTACTCGGGCGGCATCCACGCCACGGGTGTCGATGCGATCGTGAAGCGGTCGGGTGCCGCGCGAAAGAGCTTTTATTCGCATTTCGAATCGAAGGAGGCGCTGGTCGTCGCCGCGCTCGAGCGCCGTGACGAACGCTGGATGCGCTGGTTCGTCGACGCAACGCTGGCGCGTGGCAAGTCACCGCGTGCGCACTTGCTCGGCATGTTCGAGGTGCTGCGTGACTGGTTTGTGCAACCCGATTTTCACGGCTGCGCGTTCCTGAACGCGTCCGGCGAGATTGCCGATGCCGACGATCCGGTGCGCGTCGTCGCACGTCTGCACAAGGCACGCTTGCTCGCGTTCGTGCGCGAGCGGTTCGACGCGTACGCCGACGCCGCCGGGATCGAGCGCCGCGGGCTGGCCCGCGTCGCGCGTCAATGGCTGGTGCTGATCGACGGCGCGATCGGCGTGGCGCTCGTCAGTGGCGATGCAAGCGTCGCGCGCGATGCGCGCGCAACCGCCGAACTCTTGCTCGATACGGTGTCTCGAGCGTCGAAGTAA
- a CDS encoding tartrate dehydrogenase, which yields MSDKTYRIAVIPGDGIGREVMPEGLRALDAVTARFGIRFQFEQIDWASCDYYAQHGKMMPDDWKAQLSGMDAILFGAVGWPATVPDHISLWGSLLKFRREFDQYINLRPARLFDGVPSPLAGRKAGDIDFMIVRENTEGEYSSVGGTMFEGTEREVVMQQSIFTRHGTERVLKFAFELAQRRAKRLTVATKSNGIAISMPWWDARAAEMGERYPEITVDKQHIDILCARFVLQPDRFDVVVASNLFGDILSDLGPACTGTIGIAPSANLNPDRTFPSLFEPVHGSAPDIAGQYIANPIAMIWSAAMMLDFLGNGTGREREAHDAIVAAIEDLLRTGPRTRDLGGQAGTQEVGEAIAARIAG from the coding sequence ATGAGCGACAAGACGTACAGGATTGCCGTCATCCCCGGTGACGGCATTGGCCGTGAAGTAATGCCCGAGGGCCTGCGCGCGCTCGACGCCGTGACGGCACGCTTCGGTATCCGTTTCCAGTTCGAGCAGATCGACTGGGCGAGCTGCGACTACTACGCGCAGCACGGCAAGATGATGCCGGACGACTGGAAGGCCCAGCTGTCGGGCATGGACGCGATCCTGTTCGGTGCGGTCGGCTGGCCCGCGACGGTACCCGACCACATTTCGCTGTGGGGTTCGCTGCTGAAGTTCCGCCGCGAGTTCGACCAGTACATCAACCTGCGGCCCGCGCGCCTGTTCGACGGTGTGCCGTCGCCGCTCGCCGGCCGCAAGGCAGGCGACATCGACTTCATGATCGTGCGCGAGAACACCGAGGGCGAATATTCGTCGGTCGGCGGCACGATGTTCGAGGGCACCGAGCGCGAAGTGGTCATGCAGCAGTCGATCTTCACGCGTCACGGTACCGAGCGCGTGCTGAAGTTCGCGTTCGAACTCGCCCAGCGCCGCGCGAAGCGCCTGACCGTCGCGACGAAGAGCAACGGCATCGCGATCAGCATGCCGTGGTGGGACGCGCGCGCGGCCGAAATGGGCGAGCGCTATCCCGAGATCACCGTGGACAAGCAGCATATCGACATCCTGTGTGCGCGCTTCGTGCTGCAGCCGGACCGCTTCGACGTCGTCGTCGCGTCGAACCTGTTCGGCGACATCCTTTCCGACCTCGGTCCGGCCTGCACGGGCACGATCGGCATCGCACCGTCCGCGAACCTCAACCCGGATCGCACGTTTCCGTCGCTGTTCGAACCGGTGCACGGCTCCGCGCCGGACATCGCGGGCCAGTACATCGCGAACCCGATCGCGATGATCTGGTCGGCGGCAATGATGCTCGACTTCCTCGGCAACGGCACGGGCCGCGAACGCGAAGCGCACGACGCGATCGTCGCGGCGATCGAGGACCTGCTGCGTACGGGGCCGCGCACGCGCGATCTCGGCGGTCAGGCGGGGACGCAGGAAGTGGGCGAGGCGATCGCTGCGCGGATCGCGGGCTGA
- a CDS encoding DUF2471 family protein — protein sequence MTEEQDLAALSFKAAAHDLELIVRHIAERYIRQRVPLSWRLLHAIEAEALADLGFASRHEAGMRQLFERPSDMTFPETDDPIDFGRSNALPAVFSFAVLAYEAAARSQDAAPRERIHRPSKAWGD from the coding sequence ATGACAGAAGAACAAGATTTGGCCGCGCTCAGCTTCAAGGCTGCTGCGCACGACCTCGAGCTGATCGTTCGCCATATTGCCGAGCGCTACATCCGTCAACGCGTCCCGCTGTCGTGGCGCCTGCTGCACGCCATCGAAGCCGAGGCGCTCGCCGATCTCGGCTTTGCCAGCCGGCACGAGGCCGGCATGCGTCAACTGTTCGAACGGCCATCGGACATGACCTTTCCCGAAACGGACGATCCGATCGACTTCGGCCGGTCGAACGCGCTCCCTGCCGTCTTCTCGTTCGCGGTCCTCGCGTATGAAGCGGCGGCCAGGTCGCAGGATGCGGCGCCCCGCGAGCGCATTCACCGTCCGTCCAAAGCGTGGGGCGACTGA